In Gammaproteobacteria bacterium (ex Lamellibrachia satsuma), a single genomic region encodes these proteins:
- a CDS encoding sel1 repeat family protein, with protein MNSPDPTTHDEPASGNPRGGNGRIRLILALGAVALLIFWFYPMLFTEEVSPEIPQDEIDPIIRAQIEAARQTEEESVETESKPDTLNIQTAKTEMPQTLPPPSPELEEGEAARILIASIRNGRENLELNQLSQRADSFQQEGKTTDAYLLYFFAARQGHADSALILGKMNDPATFDADNDVLDQPDPTQAFKWYSMAAGNGLSEAQTRLATLHDTIEQAAANGDPQAQRLLLNWQ; from the coding sequence ATGAACTCCCCTGACCCGACAACCCACGATGAACCCGCCTCCGGCAACCCGCGCGGTGGCAATGGGCGTATCAGGCTGATCCTGGCACTGGGGGCCGTCGCCCTGCTAATCTTCTGGTTCTACCCGATGCTCTTTACGGAAGAGGTAAGCCCCGAGATACCGCAGGATGAGATCGACCCCATCATCCGCGCCCAGATCGAAGCGGCCAGGCAGACGGAGGAGGAGTCGGTAGAGACTGAGTCCAAACCCGATACACTCAATATCCAGACGGCGAAGACAGAGATGCCTCAAACTCTCCCCCCCCCTTCCCCGGAGTTGGAAGAGGGTGAGGCTGCGAGAATCCTTATCGCCTCTATCCGTAATGGCAGGGAGAACCTGGAACTAAATCAGCTGAGTCAACGGGCAGACTCATTCCAGCAGGAGGGCAAAACCACTGACGCCTATCTGCTCTATTTCTTCGCCGCCCGGCAGGGTCATGCGGACTCGGCCCTGATCCTGGGCAAGATGAACGACCCGGCCACGTTCGATGCCGACAACGACGTACTCGATCAGCCTGACCCGACCCAAGCCTTCAAGTGGTACTCCATGGCCGCCGGAAATGGACTCAGCGAGGCACAGACCCGCCTCGCCACACTGCACGATACCATTGAGCAGGCGGCTGCCAACGGAGACCCCCAAGCGCAACGACTGCTGCTGAACTGGCAATGA